A stretch of DNA from Pseudomonas sp. HN11:
GTAAATGCAGAAGGGCGCTTTGCCGCGCTGACCAATATCCGCGACCCGCACCAGCCGCCGGCCCGCAAGTCCCGTGGCGAGTTGGTCGCACGCTTTCTCAACGGTTCGCTGCCGATTGAAGAGTATTTGTCCGACGTTAACGGCCGTTCGATTGAATATGCCGGATTCAACCTGCTGGTGGGCACGCGGGATGAACTGTGGCATTACAACGCCAACCACACCGAGGCGACGCGATTGAAGGCCGGGGTGTATGGGTTGTCCAACGCCGGGCTGGATACGCCGTGGCCTAAATTGCTCAAGGCCAAAGCGGCGTTGAGCGCGGTGCTGGAAGATCCACAGCCGGAAGCCTTGTTGGGGATTTTGAGTGATCCGCAGACGGCACCGTTTGCGGACCTGCCGGATACCGGGGTGGGCTTGGCGACCGAGAGTTTGTTATCCAGCGTGTTTATTGCCAGCCCGAGTTATGGAACACGAGCGAGTACTGCGTTGATTGTGAATGCCGACGGGACGCGGCGGATGGTGGAACGCAGTTTTGGCCCGCATGGT
This window harbors:
- a CDS encoding NRDE family protein, which translates into the protein MCLIVFAWRPGHAQPLIVAANRDEFYARPSLPLAQWLDAPEVYAGRDQEAGGTWLGVNAEGRFAALTNIRDPHQPPARKSRGELVARFLNGSLPIEEYLSDVNGRSIEYAGFNLLVGTRDELWHYNANHTEATRLKAGVYGLSNAGLDTPWPKLLKAKAALSAVLEDPQPEALLGILSDPQTAPFADLPDTGVGLATESLLSSVFIASPSYGTRASTALIVNADGTRRMVERSFGPHGGRLGDVEIKL